From a region of the Candidatus Chromulinivoraceae bacterium genome:
- a CDS encoding ribonuclease J, with amino-acid sequence MKETNKYDVTHASRRKSDKAERLVRPYRTTKTVNASATPGGLRIIPLGGQQGIGEKNMIVLEYGNDALILDCGFELGIDLPGINYAIPVTEYLESIRHKIRGYVISHGHLDHIGGLTHIVPKFPAPIFGSRFTIGMVQTQFEKANEDGVDFQPNCRALDMDKHERVSLGELKIELVRVTHAIPECSAIVVDTPVGRVINTGDFRLDPEPLDAMPSDIIRLKQLGDEGVLLLMSESTNTTKPGRTPTERTLQDSFYELMDQVHGRIIAATFSSNMNRIQMIVMAAAHFGRKVAFDGRSMTTVAELAVRLGNLKIPKNTLVSMREAGQIPDDQLVIICTGGQGEPGAALSRMAIGEHQYIKLKKGDNVVISSTPIPGNEQSYQRIGDSVTTLGAKLFRHPTHEIDGCGPLHVSGHGNRDEHAEMIQLTRPNYLMPIYGGALNRKYHKDVGLLQGLPKRTIIMVDNGDVTEFDQTKVPRKAGRVTAGALLVDQTGSVVPEIVTKDRLLLREDGFVVVIVTLDRTTGRQASSPDIITRGHLSIRDNAKIMDGLRQKVCRLPVAKRMSRAGIDQLKDALKDMTAAYLFEQTGQTPIVIPVVNVAGLHRDNIIARPAADMC; translated from the coding sequence ATGAAAGAAACAAATAAATACGATGTCACGCATGCATCGCGCCGTAAAAGTGACAAAGCGGAGCGCCTTGTGAGGCCTTACCGGACAACCAAAACCGTTAACGCGTCGGCAACCCCAGGCGGACTACGGATTATCCCGCTGGGCGGCCAGCAGGGAATTGGTGAAAAGAATATGATCGTACTAGAGTACGGAAACGATGCACTGATTCTGGACTGCGGGTTTGAACTAGGGATTGATTTGCCTGGCATTAACTATGCCATTCCGGTAACAGAATACCTAGAATCTATTCGCCACAAAATCCGCGGATATGTTATTAGTCACGGCCACCTAGACCACATTGGCGGCCTCACCCATATCGTGCCAAAGTTCCCAGCTCCGATATTCGGCAGCCGGTTTACGATTGGCATGGTACAAACCCAGTTTGAAAAGGCTAACGAAGACGGCGTCGATTTCCAGCCTAATTGTAGGGCACTCGATATGGACAAACACGAACGAGTCAGCCTTGGAGAGTTGAAAATTGAGCTTGTCCGTGTCACCCACGCGATTCCGGAATGCTCGGCTATCGTGGTTGATACGCCAGTTGGCCGAGTCATCAACACTGGTGATTTTCGGCTTGATCCCGAGCCGCTTGACGCTATGCCAAGTGATATTATCAGGCTCAAGCAGCTGGGGGACGAAGGCGTGCTGCTCTTGATGAGCGAGAGCACTAATACAACCAAGCCAGGACGGACGCCAACCGAACGAACATTGCAGGACAGCTTTTACGAATTAATGGACCAAGTGCATGGGCGAATTATCGCCGCGACATTTTCGTCGAACATGAACCGTATCCAGATGATTGTAATGGCGGCGGCACATTTTGGCCGTAAAGTGGCATTTGATGGTCGCAGTATGACAACGGTTGCCGAGCTCGCAGTGCGGTTAGGCAATTTAAAAATACCAAAGAACACGTTAGTTAGTATGCGCGAAGCCGGGCAGATACCTGACGACCAGTTGGTGATTATCTGTACTGGCGGCCAGGGCGAACCAGGCGCGGCGCTAAGCCGGATGGCAATTGGCGAGCACCAATATATCAAGCTGAAAAAGGGTGACAACGTCGTCATTAGCAGCACGCCAATTCCGGGTAACGAACAAAGCTACCAGCGGATTGGCGATAGTGTAACAACGCTTGGTGCAAAGCTATTCCGTCATCCAACGCACGAGATAGATGGTTGCGGACCGCTTCATGTATCTGGACACGGTAATCGAGATGAACATGCCGAAATGATTCAACTGACACGCCCGAACTATCTCATGCCAATTTATGGCGGGGCGCTCAACCGCAAATATCATAAAGACGTAGGTCTACTGCAAGGTCTGCCCAAGCGTACTATTATTATGGTTGATAACGGCGACGTGACCGAGTTTGACCAGACAAAGGTGCCAAGAAAGGCTGGCCGGGTGACGGCTGGTGCGCTCCTGGTAGACCAGACGGGAAGTGTCGTGCCCGAGATTGTCACCAAAGACCGGCTGCTTCTTCGAGAAGACGGTTTTGTGGTGGTTATTGTGACGCTAGACAGAACGACGGGACGACAGGCGAGTAGCCCGGACATTATTACGCGCGGTCATCTGTCGATACGTGATAACGCCAAGATTATGGATGGTCTCCGACAAAAGGTTTGTAGGTTGCCTGTAGCAAAACGTATGTCACGGGCAGGTATTGACCAGCTAAAAGACGCCCTAAAGGACATGACGGCTGCGTATTTATTCGAGCAGACTGGCCAAACACCGATCGTAATACCAGTAGTAAATGTAGCCGGTTTACATCGAGACAACATCATTGCAAGACCCGCCGCCGACATGTGTTAG
- the pnp gene encoding polyribonucleotide nucleotidyltransferase, translated as MSTINPNGKEIISVTTDLCGQPLTLEVNRVGFRTSASVLVKYGDTVVLGTAMVGKNPISGMDYFPLSVDYEEKFYAAGKISGSRFIKREGRPSDEAILIGRLIDRPIRPLFPKGYRQEVQVVASVLSMDPAFRPDSIAMIAASTALMLTGAPFDGPVAGLRVARVNGEFKAFATSDEREASDLDLVVAGIEKGVTMVEAGANEVGEDVVTDAIAWAHEKLQPAIALQRQLIEKVGVEPLTYELVLPNDAIQTVVDEWMEGKIGEDLQRPYPERNEMISVLRTQFHDDMVKKVGEDEYQALRGEYDEAFTMALHKDVRKGIVANGTRPDGRKLDEIRTLSSEVGILPRTHGSSLFTRGVTQGMNIVTLAPLSYAQMVDTMEQNDYERRYMHHYNAPGYTVGEVRRLGSPGRREIGHGYLAERALIPVLPSEEEFPYAIRSVTEIMSQNGSTSMAATCSSCLALMDAGVPLKRPVSGIAMGLMMDGDTPYVLSDIADAEDFAGDMDFKVTGTANGITALQMDMKLHSLPVDILRQALEKAKPGRAFILEHMISTLATPRTAISPFAPRIEKIKINPDKIGAVIGKGGEVINKITAETGAQIDIKDDGLITVAAADTTKIEKALAWIKSLTEEPEVGKIYDGKVVSIKDFGAFINIMPGIDGMVHISQLSNERVEQVTDVLHEGQMVKVKLTGIDERGRLSLSLKDAQ; from the coding sequence ATGTCTACTATCAACCCTAACGGTAAAGAGATTATCTCTGTTACCACTGATCTCTGCGGTCAGCCACTTACACTAGAGGTCAACCGTGTCGGTTTTCGTACATCTGCTAGTGTCCTAGTAAAGTATGGCGATACTGTTGTACTTGGTACGGCTATGGTGGGCAAGAATCCCATTAGCGGCATGGACTACTTCCCACTGAGCGTGGACTATGAAGAAAAATTTTATGCAGCCGGAAAAATCAGTGGCAGCCGTTTCATCAAGCGTGAGGGCCGTCCAAGCGACGAAGCCATTCTTATTGGCCGTTTAATTGACCGTCCGATTCGTCCATTGTTTCCAAAAGGGTATCGCCAAGAAGTCCAAGTGGTTGCAAGTGTTCTCTCTATGGATCCGGCATTCCGCCCTGATTCTATTGCGATGATCGCCGCTTCCACAGCTCTTATGCTTACGGGTGCGCCATTTGATGGTCCTGTAGCTGGCCTGCGTGTTGCTCGCGTAAATGGCGAGTTCAAGGCATTTGCCACGAGTGATGAGCGCGAAGCAAGCGATCTTGACCTTGTGGTTGCTGGTATCGAAAAAGGCGTTACGATGGTTGAGGCTGGCGCAAATGAAGTAGGTGAGGATGTTGTTACAGACGCAATCGCTTGGGCGCACGAAAAACTTCAGCCGGCAATCGCGTTGCAGCGTCAGTTGATCGAAAAAGTCGGAGTTGAACCACTTACCTATGAGCTCGTGCTTCCAAACGACGCCATCCAGACTGTTGTTGACGAGTGGATGGAAGGCAAGATTGGTGAAGATCTCCAGCGTCCATACCCAGAACGCAACGAAATGATTTCAGTGCTTCGCACTCAGTTCCATGACGACATGGTCAAAAAAGTTGGTGAAGACGAATACCAGGCACTTCGCGGTGAATACGACGAAGCCTTTACAATGGCTCTTCATAAAGATGTCCGCAAGGGCATTGTAGCGAATGGTACGCGTCCTGATGGTCGTAAACTCGACGAAATTCGCACACTTTCAAGCGAAGTGGGTATCTTGCCTCGTACACATGGCTCATCGCTCTTTACCCGCGGTGTCACTCAAGGCATGAACATCGTTACCTTAGCACCACTTAGCTATGCACAAATGGTTGATACGATGGAGCAGAATGACTACGAGCGTCGCTATATGCACCATTACAACGCGCCCGGCTACACAGTAGGCGAAGTTCGTCGTCTTGGTAGTCCTGGTCGCCGTGAAATCGGTCACGGCTATCTTGCAGAACGTGCACTTATTCCAGTGCTTCCAAGCGAAGAGGAATTTCCATACGCTATTCGTAGCGTGACCGAAATCATGAGCCAGAATGGCTCTACCTCTATGGCTGCAACATGTAGCAGCTGTCTTGCACTTATGGATGCTGGCGTACCTCTTAAACGACCGGTGAGTGGTATCGCTATGGGCCTGATGATGGACGGCGACACGCCGTACGTGCTCAGTGATATTGCTGACGCCGAAGATTTTGCCGGTGATATGGACTTTAAGGTAACCGGAACAGCCAACGGCATCACAGCCTTGCAGATGGATATGAAACTCCACAGCCTGCCAGTAGATATCCTTCGTCAGGCGCTCGAAAAAGCTAAGCCTGGCCGTGCGTTCATTCTTGAACACATGATCTCTACGTTAGCTACTCCGCGTACTGCCATTAGTCCGTTTGCTCCACGTATTGAGAAAATCAAAATTAACCCAGATAAGATCGGAGCTGTTATTGGTAAGGGTGGTGAGGTGATTAATAAAATTACCGCCGAAACCGGTGCCCAAATTGATATCAAGGACGACGGTCTCATAACCGTTGCTGCTGCAGACACAACCAAGATCGAAAAAGCTCTTGCCTGGATTAAGAGCCTGACCGAAGAGCCAGAAGTCGGCAAAATCTACGACGGTAAAGTAGTTAGTATCAAGGACTTTGGAGCATTCATAAACATTATGCCCGGTATCGATGGTATGGTTCATATTTCGCAGCTTTCAAACGAGCGTGTTGAGCAGGTGACCGATGTCCTGCACGAAGGTCAAATGGTTAAGGTAAAACTGACCGGTATCGACGAACGTGGCCGTCTCAGTTTGAGTCTTAAAGACGCTCAATAA
- a CDS encoding WhiB family transcriptional regulator — MDWRKRAVCRDEDPELFFPIGKKGPAAKQTEEAKAICRRCPVSDQCLEWALTSGEDTGVWGGLSEDERRALKSRRAKAKRRQKPRS, encoded by the coding sequence GTGGACTGGCGCAAGCGCGCCGTCTGTCGGGATGAGGACCCTGAGCTTTTCTTTCCAATCGGCAAGAAAGGGCCCGCCGCCAAACAGACGGAAGAAGCCAAAGCAATTTGCCGTCGGTGTCCCGTCAGCGACCAATGTCTCGAGTGGGCACTCACAAGCGGCGAAGATACGGGTGTCTGGGGAGGACTGAGCGAAGACGAACGACGAGCATTGAAAAGCCGAAGAGCTAAGGCAAAGCGTCGCCAGAAGCCCCGTTCCTAA